In the genome of Verrucomicrobiia bacterium, the window AAAGATCACGTGGGGCAAGCTCGACAGCACCACGCCGCGTTTTGTCATCGAGTCGGACGCGTCCATCGTCGCGCCGCTCATGTTCGCGTACGTTCTGGAAATGTAAGAAGCGTTACCCAACAGGTATGAAAATAAAAACGGCTTCCTCAAAAGGGAAGCCGTTTTTGTTTGGGGGAGACGTCAAAGGCTCGCACGTTTACCATGGGCCTCATGCATCGGCGTCTAGGGGACAGGTCTAAAGACCCGTCCCCGTGCATACTAGAGCTTTTTGGCCATGGCCTCGGCAAAGTAAGTGAAGATGATGTCCGCGCCCGCGCGCTTGATCGACAGCAGCGTTTCTTCCATGGCTTTTTCTCCGTCCGCCCAGCCTTTTTCCGCCGCGGCCTTGATCATGGCGTATTCGCCGCTCACCTGATACGCCGCGACCGGGACCTTCGCCGTCTCTTTCACCTTCGCGATCACGTCCAGGTAGGCAAGGGCAGG includes:
- a CDS encoding porphobilinogen synthase, coding for PALAYLDVIAKVKETAKVPVAAYQVSGEYAMIKAAAEKGWADGEKAMEETLLSIKRAGADIIFTYFAEAMAKKL